A part of Desulfotomaculum nigrificans DSM 574 genomic DNA contains:
- a CDS encoding superoxide dismutase, whose translation MKHELPALPYDYNALEPYYDEQTVRLHHDAHHKAYVDGLNNAEAKLAEAREKGDFALVKHWERELAFHGSGHILHTMFWENMKPNGGGPATGQVAEEINKFFGSFEAFKKQFTAAAVAVEGSGWTLLCYNPTFKKLEILTAEKHQNLTQWGVVPLLALDLWEHAYYLKYQNKRAAFVEAWWNLVNWDDVNRRLAQCLA comes from the coding sequence ATGAAGCATGAATTACCGGCATTACCCTATGACTACAACGCCCTGGAACCGTACTATGATGAGCAGACCGTGCGCTTACACCATGATGCCCACCACAAGGCTTATGTAGATGGTTTAAACAATGCCGAAGCCAAACTGGCCGAGGCCCGGGAAAAAGGGGACTTTGCCCTGGTTAAACATTGGGAGAGGGAACTGGCCTTCCACGGTTCCGGGCACATTCTGCACACTATGTTTTGGGAGAATATGAAACCCAATGGTGGTGGACCCGCCACCGGTCAAGTGGCAGAGGAAATTAATAAATTTTTCGGTAGTTTTGAAGCCTTTAAAAAACAATTTACCGCCGCTGCAGTGGCAGTGGAAGGTTCCGGTTGGACTCTGCTGTGTTATAATCCTACCTTTAAGAAATTAGAAATCCTTACCGCTGAGAAACATCAAAATTTAACCCAGTGGGGTGTGGTACCGCTGTTGGCATTAGATCTGTGGGAGCATGCCTACTACCTGAAATATCAAAACAAACGGGCGGCCTTTGTGGAAGCCTGGTGGAACCTGGTCAACTGGGATGATGTTAACCGCCGCTTGGCCCAGTGTCTGGCTTAA
- a CDS encoding phenylacetate--CoA ligase family protein: protein MSVMPKQSGPLFDYAGLFDRQAKQLQEMVQRVYDNSPFYRQKLDQAGIKPEQIRTVKDLAAVPFTTKSELRLGYPLGLQAVPEEQVVRIHSSSGTTGKPIIVPYTAGDVDVWAGMMARCLRMAGVTPLDRVQVTPGYGLWTAGIGFQAGVERLGAMTIPTGPGNTEKQLELMEDLAATVLIGTSSYGLLLAEEINKRGLRERIRLRTGIFGSERWGGKMRARIEEMLNIKTFDIYGLTEIYGPGIAIDCDYHLGLHFWSDHLLFEIIDPVTGEQLAPGQQGELVITTLTKEGMPLLRYRTHDITRLRLEACPCGSPFPMIDRVLGRTDDMIKIKGVNIYPGQIDHVLKLTQGASSEYQIILTRVEGKDRILIKVEGQAGYDPALVAGECKRNIKARIGIQSEVEVVPCGTLPRSEKKSKRVFDLREKNI from the coding sequence ATGTCAGTGATGCCTAAACAATCCGGCCCATTATTTGATTATGCCGGGCTTTTTGACCGGCAAGCCAAACAGCTACAGGAAATGGTGCAAAGGGTTTATGATAATTCTCCTTTTTATCGGCAAAAGCTGGATCAAGCAGGTATTAAGCCGGAGCAAATTCGTACCGTTAAGGATCTGGCCGCAGTGCCCTTTACCACCAAATCAGAATTAAGGTTGGGCTACCCCCTGGGATTACAGGCAGTGCCGGAAGAGCAGGTGGTACGCATCCATTCCTCTTCGGGTACCACCGGCAAGCCCATTATTGTTCCCTATACCGCCGGTGATGTGGATGTTTGGGCCGGGATGATGGCCCGCTGCCTACGGATGGCCGGGGTAACCCCCCTGGACCGGGTGCAGGTCACCCCGGGCTATGGCTTATGGACCGCCGGCATCGGTTTTCAGGCCGGGGTGGAACGGTTAGGGGCCATGACTATTCCCACCGGACCCGGTAATACTGAAAAACAACTGGAACTGATGGAGGATCTGGCTGCCACGGTGCTGATTGGCACATCTTCCTACGGCTTGTTGTTGGCGGAAGAAATAAATAAGCGGGGATTACGGGAAAGAATTCGTCTGCGTACGGGGATTTTCGGCAGTGAAAGATGGGGCGGCAAGATGCGGGCCCGCATTGAAGAAATGCTGAACATTAAAACCTTTGATATTTACGGGTTAACGGAAATTTACGGTCCGGGTATCGCCATTGACTGTGACTATCACCTGGGTCTGCATTTCTGGTCTGATCATTTATTGTTTGAAATTATTGATCCGGTCACAGGTGAGCAACTGGCACCCGGTCAGCAGGGTGAATTAGTCATTACCACCTTAACCAAAGAAGGAATGCCCCTGCTGCGTTACCGTACCCATGATATTACCAGGCTGCGTTTGGAGGCCTGCCCCTGTGGTTCTCCCTTCCCCATGATTGACCGGGTATTGGGTAGGACCGATGACATGATTAAGATTAAGGGGGTAAACATTTACCCGGGGCAGATTGACCATGTATTAAAGTTGACCCAGGGGGCCAGCAGTGAATATCAGATAATTTTGACCCGGGTTGAGGGTAAGGACCGCATATTAATTAAAGTGGAAGGGCAAGCAGGCTATGATCCGGCCCTGGTAGCCGGTGAATGCAAACGTAATATTAAAGCGCGCATTGGTATCCAGTCCGAGGTAGAAGTGGTGCCCTGTGGCACATTACCCCGCTCAGAGAAGAAAAGTAAGCGGGTGTTTGACCTAAGGGAGAAAAATATATAG
- the murI gene encoding glutamate racemase, with the protein MSQTAPIGIFDSGVGGLSVAREIRRLLPMEDIIYYADSAFCPYGDKDPEVIRRREIAIVDFLLSQGAKMIVVACNTASSTGLDDLRKMFPVPIVGMEPAVKPAVAATRNGKIGILATSVTIAGERLASLIKRFAEHVNVITQPCPGLVERVEHGQLDDPETEKILAGFLKPILEQQADTIVLGCTHYPFLTPLIEKIVGPNIAIIDTGEAVAKQVSRVLNEHNLAVHEPRVGQEKFFTSGNQVEVAKVIGTLWSKDNVHVETVPLIQA; encoded by the coding sequence TTGTCCCAAACGGCCCCCATAGGTATCTTTGACTCCGGTGTAGGTGGCTTATCCGTAGCCAGGGAAATCCGTCGGCTGCTTCCTATGGAAGATATTATTTACTATGCTGATTCTGCCTTTTGCCCGTACGGGGATAAAGACCCTGAGGTAATCAGACGACGTGAAATTGCTATTGTAGATTTTTTGTTGTCCCAGGGAGCCAAAATGATTGTCGTGGCTTGTAATACCGCGTCCTCTACCGGTCTTGACGACTTAAGAAAAATGTTCCCGGTTCCCATTGTGGGCATGGAACCGGCTGTAAAACCTGCGGTGGCTGCTACCCGCAACGGTAAGATTGGTATATTGGCCACCTCGGTGACCATTGCCGGTGAGCGTTTGGCTTCTTTAATTAAACGTTTTGCCGAACATGTCAACGTTATTACCCAACCCTGCCCTGGTCTGGTGGAACGAGTTGAGCATGGGCAACTGGATGACCCGGAGACAGAAAAGATATTAGCGGGTTTTCTAAAACCGATACTGGAACAACAAGCAGACACCATTGTTTTAGGTTGCACCCATTATCCCTTTCTTACCCCTCTGATAGAAAAAATAGTCGGCCCCAACATTGCCATTATTGACACCGGTGAGGCGGTGGCCAAACAAGTCAGCCGGGTTTTAAATGAACATAACCTGGCGGTACACGAACCTAGAGTGGGCCAAGAAAAGTTCTTTACCAGTGGTAACCAGGTGGAAGTGGCTAAAGTGATTGGGACCCTCTGGTCAAAGGACAATGTGCATGTAGAAACAGTACCTCTGATCCAGGCATAA
- the iorA gene encoding indolepyruvate ferredoxin oxidoreductase subunit alpha produces the protein MKKLLMGNEAIAYGAMEAGVQVVTGYPGTPSSEVFSTLAAKAEELGFHAQWSVNEKVALEVAAGAAYAGARALVTMKQVGLNVAADPLMTLAYIGVKGGLVLVVADDPGPHSSQNEQDTRKFAQFAKLPVLDPASPQEAKEMTRVAFDISEALGLPVIVRPTTRTCHVCQDVEVTEKFNRNPRQVKFEKSPNWVIFPSLASKRHKWLNQQQQQIENIFAASPFNQVIPGSRYSGVVTSGVAYNYVKEALDLLGIDVPILKIGTPYPLPVSITLQFLDKIDRVLVVEEQEPVVEEQLIKIIWQHRRPIVLRGKHNNLLPREGELNVDQVKQALVQFLKLNVPREEAKQLPPLPVRPPVLCAGCPHRASFYALKQAAQGTDAIFTGDIGCYTLGNMAPLNAVDTCLCMGASITIGCGLQLAEPDRPVVAFLGDSTFFHTGIPGLINAVHNGSRLTLVVLDNRTTAMTGHQSHPGLNRNATGQPVEPLDIARLAEACGVSWVKVVDPYDFTSALAAAKEALNRDGVSVLVMRRECVALVKERRSAKVVDYEKCLDCGLCLEELGCPAISRGDQGPVIGAACTGCELCSQICPAGAIISGGEV, from the coding sequence TTGAAGAAACTGTTAATGGGTAACGAGGCCATTGCCTACGGGGCAATGGAAGCAGGAGTGCAAGTGGTAACCGGTTATCCGGGAACCCCTTCCTCAGAAGTTTTTTCCACTCTGGCAGCCAAGGCTGAGGAACTGGGTTTTCATGCCCAGTGGTCAGTAAATGAAAAGGTGGCCCTGGAGGTAGCCGCCGGGGCAGCTTATGCCGGTGCCAGAGCGCTGGTGACCATGAAGCAAGTTGGTTTAAATGTGGCTGCTGATCCTTTGATGACCCTGGCCTATATTGGGGTCAAAGGTGGGTTGGTGCTGGTGGTGGCGGATGATCCCGGCCCCCATAGTTCACAAAACGAGCAGGATACCAGAAAATTTGCCCAGTTTGCCAAGTTACCGGTATTGGATCCGGCCAGCCCCCAGGAAGCCAAGGAAATGACCAGGGTGGCTTTTGATATTTCCGAAGCCCTGGGACTGCCGGTGATTGTCCGTCCTACCACCCGCACCTGTCATGTATGCCAGGATGTGGAGGTAACAGAGAAGTTTAATCGTAATCCGAGACAAGTAAAGTTCGAAAAAAGCCCGAACTGGGTAATTTTTCCCAGCCTGGCCAGCAAGCGGCATAAATGGCTCAACCAGCAGCAACAGCAGATAGAAAATATCTTTGCTGCCAGTCCCTTTAACCAGGTTATTCCCGGTTCCCGCTATAGCGGGGTGGTAACCAGCGGGGTAGCCTACAACTATGTCAAGGAAGCCCTGGATTTGTTAGGTATTGATGTGCCGATACTGAAGATTGGTACTCCTTACCCCCTGCCGGTTAGCATTACCTTACAGTTTTTAGATAAAATTGACCGGGTTTTGGTGGTTGAAGAGCAGGAGCCGGTGGTGGAGGAGCAACTAATTAAGATTATCTGGCAGCACAGGCGGCCTATTGTCCTGCGGGGCAAGCACAATAACCTGTTGCCCCGGGAGGGAGAGCTTAACGTTGATCAGGTAAAGCAGGCCCTGGTCCAATTTCTAAAGCTTAATGTACCCCGGGAAGAAGCAAAACAATTACCGCCCCTGCCGGTACGTCCGCCGGTCCTGTGCGCCGGTTGCCCGCACCGGGCTTCCTTCTATGCCTTAAAGCAGGCAGCCCAGGGTACCGATGCCATTTTTACCGGAGATATCGGCTGCTATACCCTGGGGAATATGGCCCCTTTAAATGCGGTGGATACTTGTCTTTGTATGGGTGCCAGCATTACCATCGGTTGTGGCCTGCAGTTGGCCGAACCGGATAGGCCGGTAGTGGCATTTCTGGGTGATTCTACCTTCTTCCATACCGGTATTCCAGGCTTGATTAATGCCGTACACAATGGCTCCCGGCTCACGCTGGTGGTATTGGATAACCGGACCACAGCTATGACCGGCCATCAAAGCCACCCGGGCCTTAACCGTAACGCCACCGGTCAACCGGTGGAACCGCTGGATATTGCCAGGTTGGCCGAGGCCTGTGGGGTGTCCTGGGTAAAAGTTGTTGATCCTTATGACTTTACCTCGGCCCTGGCGGCGGCTAAAGAAGCTTTAAACCGGGACGGGGTTTCGGTGCTGGTGATGCGGCGGGAATGTGTGGCTTTGGTTAAGGAGCGCAGGTCGGCTAAAGTTGTAGATTATGAAAAATGCCTGGATTGCGGCTTATGTCTGGAGGAATTGGGCTGTCCGGCCATTTCCCGAGGAGATCAGGGGCCGGTGATTGGGGCAGCCTGCACCGGTTGCGAGCTATGCAGCCAAATATGCCCGGCCGGAGCAATTATCAGCGGAGGTGAGGTTTAG
- a CDS encoding indolepyruvate oxidoreductase subunit beta: MRLDLVITGVGGQGNVLASRILARAAMEAGLPVLTSEAIGMAQREGVVMSQVRMGSGNYGALIPDGGADVLLGFELAETVRGLTKLKRGGVVIANTHNIHPVSVSLGLSQYDRRQLTSFLQESTESLYFLDAAALAEQAGTIKTTNIVMLGALSALRILPYDADHLKKVVLDTIPPRLREINQRAFALGQEAVGGVPKCQ, encoded by the coding sequence ATGAGATTAGATTTAGTGATTACCGGTGTGGGGGGGCAGGGCAACGTATTAGCTTCCCGCATTTTAGCCCGGGCCGCCATGGAAGCGGGATTGCCTGTCCTTACCTCCGAAGCCATTGGCATGGCCCAGCGGGAAGGTGTGGTCATGAGCCAGGTACGCATGGGCTCTGGTAATTACGGGGCCTTGATCCCGGACGGTGGAGCTGATGTATTGTTGGGGTTTGAACTGGCGGAGACAGTTAGAGGTCTAACCAAGCTGAAAAGGGGCGGGGTAGTCATTGCTAACACCCATAACATTCACCCGGTATCTGTATCCCTTGGTTTATCCCAGTATGACCGGCGGCAGTTGACCTCCTTCCTGCAGGAAAGCACGGAATCATTATATTTCCTGGATGCCGCTGCTTTGGCCGAACAGGCGGGAACCATCAAGACCACTAATATTGTGATGCTGGGGGCGCTGTCTGCTTTACGGATACTGCCCTATGACGCTGATCATCTCAAAAAAGTGGTTTTAGATACAATACCACCCAGACTGCGGGAAATTAACCAGCGGGCCTTTGCACTGGGCCAGGAAGCAGTGGGAGGTGTGCCAAAATGTCAGTGA
- the yedF gene encoding sulfurtransferase-like selenium metabolism protein YedF, with protein sequence MIKEINNRGLACPQPVINTKRALEEIPQGTIISIVDNEVARENVLRFAQNAGCQVSVEEKNGEYYLTITKGEATAPQAVVTSECSTGPMVYLITSNTFGNGAEDLGETLMVSFFNSLLEEPAPRIIMFVNSGVRLATKHSRVLEQILKLVERGTEVISCGTCLDYYKLKDQLAVGRVTNMLEILQNLTGEGKVVTL encoded by the coding sequence ATGATTAAGGAAATCAATAACCGCGGCTTGGCCTGTCCCCAGCCGGTAATTAACACTAAACGGGCCCTGGAGGAAATCCCACAGGGGACCATCATTTCTATTGTTGATAACGAGGTGGCCCGGGAAAATGTGTTAAGATTTGCCCAAAATGCCGGCTGCCAGGTGAGTGTAGAGGAAAAAAACGGCGAATATTATCTAACCATCACCAAGGGGGAGGCCACTGCCCCTCAGGCAGTGGTAACCTCGGAATGTAGTACCGGGCCGATGGTTTACTTAATTACCAGCAATACCTTTGGTAACGGAGCCGAAGATCTAGGGGAAACTTTAATGGTTAGTTTCTTCAACAGTCTTCTGGAAGAACCGGCGCCAAGAATCATTATGTTTGTAAATTCAGGGGTACGGTTAGCCACCAAGCATTCCCGGGTACTGGAACAAATACTTAAGCTGGTGGAGCGGGGGACGGAGGTAATCTCCTGCGGCACCTGCCTGGATTATTATAAGTTGAAGGATCAGTTAGCCGTGGGCCGGGTTACCAATATGCTGGAAATTCTGCAGAACCTGACCGGTGAGGGTAAAGTAGTCACACTGTAG
- a CDS encoding NAD(P)/FAD-dependent oxidoreductase translates to MIKVAIIGAGIAGLSCAIELEKLGIKPAIFEQKHRVGSPFTFAPMTLNFSFKPIKDQLKELKKRYDIDIKPISKIKLLRVRGPNSEYMVQGHLGYTVLRGQEEQSAECQLARILKTPIKFECPVKPEDLLKKFDYLVIADGTGHWAKKLNIWQSLFKCWIRGATVLGRFNPREVRIWINTNYCKSGFVYLVPLSTDRASLILIASYITHGQLDHYWQTFIEQEKIFPEMINKWDMEFETGLVYPHRVGNTFFIGNSGGFVTSWIGMGLFSCVASGVEAARAIAGQGDYEKSMKFHQAVMEANATMRRLWDRLNNRNIDRFIRIIGTPPLKQVFYQSNLNLIEKTSPLLSQLLKTSEEVQYFQ, encoded by the coding sequence ATGATTAAAGTAGCTATAATCGGAGCGGGGATTGCCGGCCTATCCTGTGCCATTGAATTAGAAAAATTAGGCATCAAACCGGCCATATTTGAGCAAAAACACCGTGTAGGCAGTCCGTTCACCTTTGCTCCTATGACACTTAACTTTTCATTTAAACCGATAAAGGATCAGCTGAAAGAGTTAAAAAAGCGATATGATATAGATATTAAACCCATCAGCAAAATAAAACTGCTGCGGGTCCGGGGTCCTAACAGTGAATACATGGTACAGGGACACCTGGGTTATACGGTTTTACGGGGACAGGAAGAGCAATCAGCGGAGTGTCAATTAGCCCGCATACTAAAAACCCCCATCAAATTTGAGTGTCCGGTTAAACCCGAGGATCTACTAAAAAAATTTGATTACTTAGTAATTGCCGATGGCACCGGCCACTGGGCCAAAAAGCTCAATATTTGGCAAAGCCTGTTTAAATGTTGGATTAGAGGAGCCACCGTTTTAGGCCGGTTTAATCCCAGAGAAGTTCGGATCTGGATTAACACCAACTATTGTAAAAGCGGCTTTGTATATTTAGTACCGCTAAGCACGGACCGGGCCTCCTTAATCTTAATCGCCTCTTACATCACCCATGGACAATTAGATCACTACTGGCAAACCTTTATTGAGCAGGAAAAAATTTTTCCTGAAATGATTAATAAATGGGACATGGAATTTGAAACCGGTTTAGTCTACCCGCATCGGGTGGGAAACACTTTTTTTATTGGTAACAGTGGCGGCTTTGTCACCAGCTGGATCGGGATGGGGCTGTTTTCCTGCGTGGCCAGCGGGGTGGAAGCTGCCAGGGCCATTGCCGGTCAGGGCGATTACGAGAAAAGTATGAAATTTCATCAAGCTGTGATGGAAGCTAACGCCACCATGCGGCGCCTATGGGATCGCTTGAATAACCGCAACATTGATCGTTTTATCAGAATCATCGGTACTCCTCCCCTTAAACAGGTCTTTTATCAAAGCAATTTAAATTTGATTGAAAAAACATCACCTCTGTTAAGCCAGTTACTAAAAACCTCAGAAGAAGTACAGTATTTTCAATAA
- the selD gene encoding selenide, water dikinase SelD, with the protein MSGTRLTQMTKAAGUAAKVGPEVLSQVLRHLPNVSDPNLLVGLDTSDDAAVYRLNDELATIQTVDFFTPMVDDPYTFGQIAAANALSDIYAMGGKPLLALNIVCFPSCLSPDILGEILRGGADKVIEAGAIIAGGHSVQDDEPKYGLAVTGLVHPDKVYSNATAVAGDVLVLTKPLGTGIINTGIKADLVDRATVRQAIKTMAALNKEAAQAMLDIGATACTDITGFGFLGHAAEMAKASGLSLQVFAAEVPVLPGARELARMGIIPAGAYNNRNHLGEQVYIADGVPREDVDIFFDPQTSGGLLISVKPSKANALISRLHNIGVTDARVVGQLQPPGKHLITIERGR; encoded by the coding sequence ATGTCTGGCACAAGGTTAACCCAAATGACCAAAGCCGCCGGATGAGCGGCCAAGGTGGGACCGGAGGTCCTGTCGCAGGTCCTGCGACATCTGCCTAATGTTTCTGACCCCAACCTGTTGGTTGGTCTGGATACTTCCGACGATGCAGCAGTGTATCGGTTAAATGATGAATTGGCCACTATTCAAACTGTGGATTTTTTTACCCCCATGGTTGATGATCCTTATACTTTTGGCCAAATCGCCGCGGCCAATGCCTTAAGTGATATTTATGCCATGGGTGGTAAACCACTCCTGGCCTTAAATATTGTCTGCTTCCCCAGTTGTTTATCCCCGGATATATTGGGGGAGATTTTAAGAGGCGGGGCAGACAAGGTAATAGAAGCCGGGGCCATCATTGCCGGCGGGCACAGTGTACAGGATGATGAACCAAAATACGGCCTGGCGGTGACCGGGTTGGTTCATCCGGATAAAGTTTACAGTAACGCCACGGCGGTGGCAGGGGATGTTTTAGTTTTAACCAAGCCCCTGGGTACAGGTATTATCAACACGGGGATCAAGGCCGATCTGGTGGACCGGGCCACTGTCCGGCAAGCCATTAAAACCATGGCTGCTTTAAACAAAGAGGCGGCTCAGGCCATGTTAGACATAGGTGCAACGGCATGTACTGATATCACCGGGTTTGGTTTTCTCGGCCATGCCGCAGAAATGGCTAAGGCCAGTGGCCTGAGCCTACAGGTTTTTGCCGCCGAGGTACCGGTCTTGCCTGGGGCCAGGGAGCTGGCCCGGATGGGCATTATCCCGGCGGGTGCCTATAACAACCGTAACCACCTGGGTGAGCAGGTTTATATTGCCGACGGGGTACCCCGGGAAGATGTGGATATTTTTTTTGACCCGCAAACATCCGGTGGACTACTTATCTCTGTTAAACCAAGCAAAGCCAATGCCTTAATTAGCCGTTTGCATAACATAGGTGTAACGGATGCCCGGGTGGTTGGCCAACTTCAACCGCCGGGTAAGCATTTAATTACCATTGAGAGGGGTAGGTAA